Below is a genomic region from Candidatus Polarisedimenticolia bacterium.
GCAGATGGAGGCGAGCTACACCTTCTCCCACGCCCGGGGAGACGCCGAGTCGTACCAATCCACTGTGGGGAACGACCCATCGCTGGCGGAGTTCGAGACCGGCACGCTCGACTACGACCAGACGCACGTCGTCAAGTTCAGCGCCATAGCCTTCCTGCCCCGCGACTGGAGGCTCGGAGGGACCGCCACCTGGGCATCGGGACTTCCCTATTCCAACGTCGTCCACTACTTCGACAGCGACAATGTCGGCTACGGGCAGTCCCGCCTCCTCTACGGGTACGTGCCGAACAGGAGCTTCGGCTTCACCCAGGAGGAGCGCAACACCCACCGCAACCCCGCCACCTACCTGTTCAACACCCGCGTCACCAAGAGCTTCGTGATCGGCAAGGCAGCGGCATCGGCTTTCCTGGAGGTCTACAACCTCCTCAACAGCGACGACCTGCGGGTTTCGTATCTGGAGAACCGGCGTGCGACCACCAGCTACTTCAAGGACAATCCCACGCCCGTCATCATCCCCGCCAAGGTCCTGCTGGTGGGCGAGCGCGATTTCGGCCGCCGCTACCAGCTCGGCTTCCAAATCGACTTCTAAGTCCTCACTTCCCGATCTCCGCCTTCCCCGCCTCGTGGCGGCCCGCTTCCACCCTGGCGTAGAATTCCCCTTTCCGAAAGCACCCGCCCACCCCGCTCGCAGGAGACTCGCATGCCGAGAGATCAGTGGCTCTGCTGGTTCGGTCTGGCCGGCGCGCTCTGGACGTTCCTCCCTGCCGCCCTGTCGATGGCGGCGCAGCGCCCAGCCGAAGCCTCGGGGCCGTCCCGGCTGCGCGCCGTGGCGCACGAATACTTCCAGTGGCGCAACCAGCAGTACCCGGTCTCCAGCAGCGATCAGGGGCTGCACACCTGGGACACCAAGCTGACCGACTATTCGCCCAAGGCGATCGCCGAGCGGCGCGAGCATGTCCGCAAGCTGCTCGACGAGGTGCGGGCGATGCCCGGCGACTCGTGGGGCAAGGACGACAGGGTCGACTGGCTGCTATTCCGATCCGATCTGGAGCGAGGGGCGTTCTACGATCGCGTGCTGCGCTTCGAGGAGACCAATCCCCAGGTTTACGTCAATGAGTGCAGCAACGGCATCTTCTCGCTGCTCAAGAAGGAATACGACCTGCCGGCAAACCGGGCCCGCTCCGCCGCGGCGCGGCTGGCGGCGATGCCGGCGCTGCTGGAGCAGGGAAAGCAGAACCTCAAGGAGCCGGTGCGCCTCTATGCCGAGCTGGCGATCCAGTCGGCCCGCTCGATCGACTCGCTGTTCAACGACAGCCTGATGACCCTGGCGAAGGACATGCCGGCCGCCGAGAAGGCCGCGCTGGTGAAATCGCGCGACGCCGCGCTGGCAGCGCTGAAGTCCTACGCCGACACCCTCGAGAAGCGCCTCGATTCGATGGTCGCCTTCGCCCCGATGGGCGAGGAGCGCTACAACGAGTTCCTGAAGCGCGCCTACCTGCTGCCGCTGGACGCCTCGCAGGTGGCGATGCTGGGAGAGGCGGAGCTGGCGCGCTACCGGGCGCTCGAGTCGATGCTCAAGGACCCCTCGCTCGCCTCGCCCGATCCGTCGCGCAGCGCCAAGGTGCCGAAGGATCAGGCGGAGTTCCTCAAGGCTTACGAGAGCCGCCAGGAGGAGATGATCGACTTCCTGCAGAGCAACCGGCTCGTCAGCCTCCCCGATTATCTCGGGCAATTCACCATCCGGCAGCTTCCCGAGGCCTTCAAGCCGACCAGCCCGGGCGGCTTCATGAACGCGCCGGGGCTGTACGACAAGGACAGCGGCGGCTTCTATTTCATCCCCACCTACAACCCGAAGAGCGGAAACTTCTACATCCGCGCCGCCATCGAGGATCCGCGCCCGATCCTGGGCCACGAAGGGATCCCGGGACACTTCCTGCAAATCTCGATCGCCAACCATCTCACCAACGAGATACGTCGTGAGCACCAGGACGGCATCTTCGTCGAAGGGTGGGCATTGTACGGGGAGGAGATGCTGCTGCGGACGGGGCTGTATCCCCTGGATTCCGCCTCCCATGGGCAGGTGCTGCGTCTGTCGCGCTACCGCGCGGCGCGCATCGGCGTCGATGTGAACCTGCACACCGGCCGCTGGACCTTCGAGCAGGCGGTGAAGTACTTCATGGAGGCGGGAGGGCTGGACCGCGAGGCGGCCGAGGGCGAGGCCGCCGGCGCCGCCTCGGATCCGACGCAGAAGATCACCTACATGGTGGGGAAATGGCAGATCCAGAGGCTGCTGGGCCGCTACCGCGACGCCAAAGGTGCGCAGTTCCAGCTCGGGCGCTTCCACGACGATCTGCTCGCCAACGGCTCGCTGCCCCTTTCCATCGAGGAGTGGCTCCTGCTCGACGACGACTCCACCCTGAAGCAGGCGCTGCGCTGAAGAATGTGCATCCTCCCGGGTCCCGACGGATGACTTTCCGACGACCCGGGAAACTCCTCGCTTCCAGGGATTGAGCAGTCTGTCGAGCAGGTCCCGCACGCCCAGGTTCTCCGCCCCCTGCCCTGTTCGTTTCCGGGACTGCCGATCCCATGCCCGGACGCGTGCCTTCTCGCCCATCCTCTTTGTAGCCCCTTGCGGCTTCGATAATTCGATGGCACGCAATTCGCAGTCGGGGCGGGATTCCGTCTCCTTTTCCCGCCGGAGGACCGTCATGGAGAGCTTCGGACAGGATCTGCGCATTGGATTCCGCGCCTTGAGGCGCTCGCCCGGCTTCGTCGTCCTCACCGTATTCATCCTGGCCCTGGGGATCGGCGCGAACACCGCGCTCTTCAGCATCCTCGACGGGGTCCTCCTGCGTCCTCTCCCCTATCCCGCCCAGGACCGCCTGGTCATGATCTGGGAGGACTGGACGCGGCGCGAAGGCCCGGAGAGGGAATGGACGAACCCGGCAACTTTCTTCGACTGGCACGATCAGGGAAAGAGCTTCCAGTCGATGGCGGCCTTGAACAACTGGCAGCCCACTCTCACGGGAGAAGGAGAGCCGGAGCAGATGATTGGGGCGCTGGTCACTCGGGAGATGTTCTCCACACTCGGCATCGCGCCGGTGCTCGGTCAGGATTTCCAGGTGGAGCAGGACGTGCCGAACGCGGGGCGCGTCGTCGTGATCAGCCACGGTCTCTGGAAGCGGCGTTTCGGTGAGAGCCGCGCCGTCCTCGGAAAGGTCCTCTCGCTCAACGGCATCCCGTCCACCGTGATCGGGGTGATGCCCGAGCACTTCCGCTTTCCGGTGATCCCGGACGCCGAGATCTGGGCGCCGATGCGGGCGGAACGGGCCGGACGCGGCAATGCCGTGATCCGGGTGATCGGCCGCCTGAAACCGGGCGTCGAGATGGAGCGCGCCCAGGCCGAGATGAAGGTGGTGGCCGAGCGGATCGCCTCGCAATACCCCGACACCAACAAGGGGATCGGCGCGACGGTCGTGCCGCTGCGCGAGAACTTCGTGGCAGAGGCGCGCCGTCCCATGGTGATCCTCTTCGGCGCGGTGGCCTTCGTCCTTTTGATCGCCTGCGCCAACGTGGCCAACCTGCTTCTCTCGCGGGCGACGACCCGCCACCGGGAGATTGCGATCCGCCGGGCGCTGGGAGCCTCACGGGGAAGAATTGTCCGGCAGCTTCTGACCGAAAGCCTGGTGCTGGGGATCCTGAGCGGGGTGGCGGGGCTTGGGATCGCCTGGTGGGGGATTGATCTCCTCCGCAGCGGGCTGCCCGACGCACTGGCCTACTTCGACACCGCCCCGAGCTACCGGGTCCTGGGATTCACGCTCCTGCTCTCGGTTGCGACACCCCTGCTGTTCGGTCTCGTCCCGGCGCTCGCATCGTCGCGAACAGGTCTTGCCCCGGCGATGCGCGAAGGCTCCCTCGGCTC
It encodes:
- a CDS encoding DUF885 domain-containing protein, producing the protein MPRDQWLCWFGLAGALWTFLPAALSMAAQRPAEASGPSRLRAVAHEYFQWRNQQYPVSSSDQGLHTWDTKLTDYSPKAIAERREHVRKLLDEVRAMPGDSWGKDDRVDWLLFRSDLERGAFYDRVLRFEETNPQVYVNECSNGIFSLLKKEYDLPANRARSAAARLAAMPALLEQGKQNLKEPVRLYAELAIQSARSIDSLFNDSLMTLAKDMPAAEKAALVKSRDAALAALKSYADTLEKRLDSMVAFAPMGEERYNEFLKRAYLLPLDASQVAMLGEAELARYRALESMLKDPSLASPDPSRSAKVPKDQAEFLKAYESRQEEMIDFLQSNRLVSLPDYLGQFTIRQLPEAFKPTSPGGFMNAPGLYDKDSGGFYFIPTYNPKSGNFYIRAAIEDPRPILGHEGIPGHFLQISIANHLTNEIRREHQDGIFVEGWALYGEEMLLRTGLYPLDSASHGQVLRLSRYRAARIGVDVNLHTGRWTFEQAVKYFMEAGGLDREAAEGEAAGAASDPTQKITYMVGKWQIQRLLGRYRDAKGAQFQLGRFHDDLLANGSLPLSIEEWLLLDDDSTLKQALR
- a CDS encoding ABC transporter permease, which codes for MESFGQDLRIGFRALRRSPGFVVLTVFILALGIGANTALFSILDGVLLRPLPYPAQDRLVMIWEDWTRREGPEREWTNPATFFDWHDQGKSFQSMAALNNWQPTLTGEGEPEQMIGALVTREMFSTLGIAPVLGQDFQVEQDVPNAGRVVVISHGLWKRRFGESRAVLGKVLSLNGIPSTVIGVMPEHFRFPVIPDAEIWAPMRAERAGRGNAVIRVIGRLKPGVEMERAQAEMKVVAERIASQYPDTNKGIGATVVPLRENFVAEARRPMVILFGAVAFVLLIACANVANLLLSRATTRHREIAIRRALGASRGRIVRQLLTESLVLGILSGVAGLGIAWWGIDLLRSGLPDALAYFDTAPSYRVLGFTLLLSVATPLLFGLVPALASSRTGLAPAMREGSLGSGETRASTRQALVVAEVALSLVLLTGGGLLLKSFASLLKTDPGIDAEHLIAVSLSLPQTRYPESAQIDAFYEQLLERMGQVPGVSGLGLISNVPFGGTNSDAGFSIEGRPEPPPDRRPSSWYSMISPGYLPAARLRLIRGRNFDARDTKGSQPVLLINESLARTHFPNDDPIGKRIGYNTREGSEWREIVGIVGDVRTFSLEKDEPPTVYFPFAQIPSRRASIVARLSDDAAAARLRAMVRSQDPQLVASIDRVDRLLSDSLAPRRWAMLLLVCFALLAVILAVVGIYGVMSHAVTRRTQEIGIRMALGARQREILALVLRQGFRLAVVGTAIGVAASLALTRWMDSLLYRVSASDPAVFSLVAILMLVVAAAACYLPARRASRVDPMVALRYE